In a genomic window of uncultured Sphaerochaeta sp.:
- the truB gene encoding tRNA pseudouridine(55) synthase TruB, producing the protein MGTHASILLVNKRSGLTSFSSLNAIKRTVDPKVGHAGTLDKFAEGLLVVLTGSMTKLNVLFSTMDKSYRATIRFGSETDTLDPEGEVIARADLPSLETIRSAIPSFLGEIMQAPPLYSALHIQGKRASDIARSGKHVEMAQRPITVHDFSLVSYDEGVLVADIHVSKGTYIRSLARDLGLACGSRAYLQALERTSIGPFSLEESVYADDAEALLASMHHTDSYLARVPSVSIFEVPDDQLFRLANGSFPNALREVRLSEHELYGALYSRDGVLRAVADMDKHQLIAQVHPYKRGSEE; encoded by the coding sequence ATGGGAACTCACGCTAGCATTCTTTTGGTCAACAAGAGAAGCGGGCTTACCAGCTTCTCTTCGCTCAATGCCATCAAGCGTACGGTGGACCCCAAAGTGGGGCACGCTGGTACGCTTGATAAATTTGCGGAGGGCTTGTTGGTTGTGCTCACCGGAAGCATGACCAAGCTCAATGTGCTCTTTTCCACCATGGACAAATCCTATCGTGCCACCATACGGTTCGGCAGCGAGACCGATACATTGGACCCAGAAGGGGAAGTGATTGCACGTGCTGATCTTCCTTCGCTGGAAACCATCAGATCTGCCATCCCTTCCTTTTTGGGAGAGATCATGCAAGCACCGCCTCTCTACAGTGCACTGCATATCCAGGGAAAGCGTGCAAGCGACATTGCCCGCTCCGGCAAACACGTCGAAATGGCGCAGCGACCGATCACGGTGCATGACTTCTCGCTTGTCAGCTACGACGAGGGTGTGCTGGTTGCAGATATCCACGTTTCCAAGGGCACGTACATCCGGTCCTTGGCACGCGATCTGGGTCTTGCCTGCGGCAGCAGAGCATATCTGCAAGCTCTTGAGCGCACCAGCATCGGTCCGTTCTCGCTTGAAGAAAGTGTGTATGCCGATGATGCGGAAGCGCTTCTCGCGTCAATGCACCATACAGACAGCTATCTTGCCCGTGTCCCTTCGGTCAGCATTTTCGAAGTTCCCGATGACCAGCTTTTCCGCCTTGCCAACGGGAGCTTTCCCAATGCATTGCGTGAGGTCCGGTTGAGCGAGCACGAACTGTATGGAGCCTTGTACAGCCGAGATGGTGTACTTAGGGCCGTCGCAGATATGGACAAGCATCAGTTGATAGCTCAGGTTCATCCCTACAAAAGGGGGAGTGAGGAATGA
- a CDS encoding FAD synthetase family protein: protein MKRYDFMHLSAHPMLWQQPMVVSIGVFDGMHSGHLSILNHAIGLARQNGWESMVITFDVNPKMAMQSQPYHSRLTTDAQMEEILANSGVDHLVVIDFSADFSKLTAEEFLTLVCAFCQVKAMVVGEDFRCGAPASSAGPVQLQEYLSRLSPGSFVDVPPFVRTDAGEITSSTLVRKKLLEGALEEVQSMLGRPYELDLVAYPSKFVDNGLLYRTSSFMQLLPKAGEYDAHLILSDDCEVAVLARVTEEELLILAKDGMWDWKNVRTKRLGLYAKGSSS from the coding sequence ATGAAACGGTACGATTTCATGCATCTGTCAGCACATCCGATGCTTTGGCAGCAACCGATGGTTGTTTCCATTGGCGTCTTTGATGGCATGCACTCTGGGCATCTGAGTATTCTCAATCATGCCATTGGCCTTGCCCGGCAGAACGGGTGGGAGAGCATGGTCATCACGTTTGATGTAAATCCCAAGATGGCCATGCAAAGCCAGCCTTACCACTCACGACTTACCACTGATGCGCAAATGGAGGAAATCCTTGCAAATAGTGGGGTTGATCACTTGGTTGTCATTGACTTTTCTGCTGATTTCAGTAAACTCACAGCTGAGGAGTTCCTAACTTTGGTTTGTGCATTTTGCCAAGTCAAAGCGATGGTTGTCGGTGAGGATTTCCGCTGCGGTGCCCCGGCTTCGAGTGCCGGACCTGTTCAGCTGCAGGAATATCTATCCCGATTGTCACCCGGAAGCTTCGTGGATGTCCCTCCCTTCGTGAGAACGGATGCAGGAGAGATAACCTCAAGCACCTTGGTGCGTAAAAAACTTCTTGAGGGCGCTTTGGAAGAAGTCCAAAGTATGCTCGGCAGACCGTATGAGTTGGATTTGGTGGCTTACCCCTCCAAATTTGTGGATAACGGCCTGCTGTATCGCACCTCTTCCTTCATGCAACTTCTGCCAAAAGCAGGGGAGTATGATGCCCATCTGATTCTTTCGGATGACTGTGAAGTGGCAGTGCTTGCCCGGGTAACCGAGGAAGAATTGCTGATTCTGGCCAAAGACGGAATGTGGGACTGGAAGAATGTGCGTACGAAAAGACTTGGCTTGTATGCCAAGGGGAGTAGTTCATGA
- the rpsO gene encoding 30S ribosomal protein S15, producing the protein MISKEQKQEIIAKFGGDEKNTGSTQAQIALLTARINDLQVHFKKNPKDHAGTRGLLLMVGQRRRLLKYLKNNDINAYRALIAELGLRK; encoded by the coding sequence ATGATCTCTAAGGAACAGAAACAGGAAATCATCGCCAAGTTTGGTGGTGACGAGAAGAACACCGGTTCGACCCAGGCACAGATTGCCTTGCTTACCGCTCGCATCAACGATCTGCAGGTCCACTTCAAGAAGAACCCGAAGGACCACGCTGGTACCAGAGGTTTGCTTCTGATGGTCGGTCAGCGCAGAAGGCTGCTCAAGTACTTGAAGAACAATGATATCAACGCATACCGCGCTCTCATTGCTGAGCTTGGCCTGAGAAAATAA
- the pnp gene encoding polyribonucleotide nucleotidyltransferase: MEVKKVSVRIGESDLVFETGKIAKQTNGTVYAHYEGSAVIATVCCGKEPNEALDYVPLSVEYNEKYYAAGKIPGGFLKRESRPKDKEILVSRLIDRPMRPLFDKAFGREIQVVPTVVSSDMNNTPDIIAINAASAAVTISDIPFNGPIAAVRVSMVDGTYVVNPTFSQIERSTLDIVVAGTRDGITMVEGGAKEVSEEAMLDAIATAQPFITKLCDAQIELRKLAGKEKLPIIKSTVDLSWLEPVREYAHPLIKEASFVKGKMERYAALAKVQGEIREKFAALLEEDPKRDGQLSSLFEDLEYEILRASILNDGKRTDGRNVDQIRPITCEVGLLPRTHGSALFTRGETQSLAVTTLGTASDEQMFDTIDGEKTFSSFMLHYNFPPYSVGETGRLSTGRREIGHGHLAQRALEAIIPSKESFPYTVRVVSEIMESNGSSSMASVCGGCLSLMDAGVPIKKMVAGIAMGLITEGADYSKYVVLSDILGEEDHLGDMDFKVTGSRDGITAFQMDIKIAGVTPEIMKKALEQAKQGRMHILGIMEQSLDAPRTEISEYAPKILTMKVDEEKIGAVIGTGGKTIKAIASQSGAEVNIADDGTVTIYGRNNASAQLAKDLVKSIVEEPEVGRIYEGTVKRIMDFGAFIEILPGKEGLCHISKLAKTRVQNVEDVLKVGQVVPVKLIEIDRQNRLNLSYIDALESK, translated from the coding sequence ATGGAAGTAAAGAAAGTTTCCGTACGGATCGGCGAATCCGACCTGGTGTTCGAAACCGGGAAAATCGCCAAGCAAACCAACGGTACCGTGTACGCCCATTATGAGGGAAGTGCGGTCATAGCCACTGTTTGCTGCGGCAAAGAGCCCAACGAAGCTCTGGATTATGTCCCCCTCAGTGTTGAATATAATGAGAAATACTATGCTGCCGGCAAAATTCCCGGCGGGTTTCTCAAAAGAGAGTCCCGCCCCAAGGATAAGGAAATTCTGGTAAGCCGCCTGATTGACCGCCCGATGCGCCCGTTGTTTGACAAAGCCTTCGGCCGTGAGATCCAGGTTGTTCCCACCGTAGTCTCCTCTGACATGAACAATACCCCTGATATCATCGCCATCAATGCAGCCAGTGCTGCAGTCACGATCAGCGACATCCCCTTCAATGGCCCGATTGCCGCCGTTCGTGTCTCCATGGTTGATGGCACGTATGTGGTCAACCCGACCTTCAGCCAGATCGAGCGCTCCACCCTGGATATTGTTGTTGCGGGTACCCGTGATGGCATCACGATGGTTGAAGGTGGTGCAAAGGAAGTGAGTGAGGAGGCAATGCTTGACGCAATCGCCACCGCCCAGCCCTTCATCACCAAACTTTGTGACGCTCAGATTGAGCTGCGCAAGCTTGCAGGAAAAGAGAAGCTTCCCATCATCAAGAGCACGGTTGATCTCTCCTGGCTTGAGCCTGTGCGCGAGTATGCCCATCCCCTGATCAAGGAAGCTTCCTTCGTCAAGGGCAAGATGGAGCGGTATGCTGCACTTGCAAAGGTGCAGGGCGAGATTCGTGAGAAGTTCGCCGCACTGCTTGAGGAAGACCCGAAGCGTGATGGACAGCTCTCCTCCCTGTTTGAGGATTTGGAGTACGAAATCCTTCGTGCATCAATCCTGAACGACGGAAAGAGAACCGATGGAAGAAACGTAGACCAGATCAGACCGATCACCTGCGAAGTAGGCTTGCTGCCCAGGACGCATGGGTCCGCACTCTTCACCCGCGGTGAGACGCAGAGCCTTGCAGTCACCACTCTCGGTACTGCCAGCGACGAGCAGATGTTTGACACCATTGACGGTGAGAAGACCTTCAGCTCGTTCATGCTCCACTACAACTTCCCTCCGTACAGCGTCGGTGAAACCGGCCGTCTCTCAACCGGACGCCGTGAGATTGGTCACGGACATCTTGCCCAGAGGGCACTCGAAGCGATCATTCCTTCCAAGGAGTCCTTCCCGTACACCGTACGTGTGGTCAGTGAGATCATGGAATCGAACGGCAGTTCCTCCATGGCTTCTGTCTGCGGCGGTTGTCTCTCCCTCATGGATGCAGGTGTTCCCATCAAGAAGATGGTAGCTGGTATCGCCATGGGTCTGATCACCGAAGGTGCCGATTACTCCAAATATGTGGTTCTCAGCGATATCCTCGGCGAGGAAGACCACCTCGGCGACATGGACTTCAAGGTGACCGGCAGCCGCGATGGCATCACCGCTTTCCAGATGGACATCAAGATTGCGGGCGTTACTCCCGAGATCATGAAGAAGGCTCTTGAGCAGGCCAAGCAGGGCAGAATGCACATTCTCGGCATCATGGAGCAGTCTCTGGATGCTCCCAGGACCGAGATCAGCGAGTATGCTCCGAAGATTCTCACCATGAAAGTGGATGAGGAGAAGATTGGTGCTGTCATCGGAACCGGTGGCAAGACGATCAAGGCAATCGCCAGCCAGAGCGGTGCGGAAGTCAACATTGCCGACGATGGTACGGTTACCATCTACGGCAGGAACAATGCATCCGCCCAGCTTGCCAAGGATCTGGTCAAGTCCATCGTGGAAGAGCCCGAAGTCGGACGCATCTACGAAGGAACCGTCAAGCGCATCATGGATTTCGGTGCCTTCATCGAGATTCTTCCCGGCAAGGAAGGCCTCTGCCACATCTCCAAGTTGGCAAAGACCCGTGTCCAGAATGTTGAGGATGTACTGAAGGTAGGACAGGTTGTTCCGGTAAAACTCATTGAGATTGACCGGCAGAATCGCCTGAACCTCAGCTATATCGATGCCCTTGAATCCAAGTAA
- the dut gene encoding dUTP diphosphatase, with amino-acid sequence MTSASIPVHVLKLRPEAVLPVYSTRESAGADLCACLDEDLVIEPSLYAKIPTGLSIQLPQGYEAQVRPRSGLAAKFGLTVLNSPGTIDADYRGEVAVLLINLGKERVVIHHGDRIAQVVVAPCAQASFLEASFLDATERGSGGFGSTGV; translated from the coding sequence ATGACCAGCGCATCAATACCTGTACATGTTTTGAAACTGAGACCGGAGGCTGTGCTTCCGGTCTACAGTACACGGGAGAGTGCTGGTGCAGATCTTTGCGCCTGCCTCGATGAGGACTTGGTCATTGAGCCTTCACTGTATGCAAAGATCCCTACCGGATTGAGCATACAGTTGCCGCAAGGATATGAGGCACAGGTTCGCCCCAGAAGCGGCCTTGCCGCAAAATTCGGCTTGACGGTGCTCAACAGCCCGGGAACCATCGATGCTGACTATCGAGGTGAAGTGGCAGTGCTTCTGATCAATCTTGGGAAGGAGAGGGTTGTCATTCATCATGGCGACAGGATCGCCCAAGTTGTGGTGGCACCGTGTGCGCAAGCCTCCTTTCTCGAAGCATCGTTTCTTGATGCCACAGAGCGGGGAAGCGGAGGATTCGGTTCTACAGGAGTGTAG
- a CDS encoding LptF/LptG family permease gives MAFFFFFFIFFINQILLIAQRILLKQVDYLSVLQLVLLSIPQFLLYTFPFSSLTASSMVIGDLSGNNEILAIRSSGISLKHVFFPIIIISLVFSFLTFITADKALPWSTKKYRELYTELMRDLPTLELVSNSTNTIADMVMVNKLVEGNTVHDVLLFDTAKPREGQLLSAPTAVVSLYDLNAFIYQLDLQNPLILKSESGQQWALSEAEQAQFFLNFSGQIASLASALPSQLSIRELRANIASHKTAYEQEKLQHEQRIKDLALELATLQEKPVESQLEDLTTIERLQTELRRLEEREPINFYYQYYRAELHKKFALSSACFMLVFLTFSLSFFRVKHGRLIGFGLSMLVAVFYWYLLFFAQMQIFSISFSPALLIWAPNLILFSCGLLLLLHARRL, from the coding sequence GTGGCGTTCTTTTTTTTCTTCTTCATCTTTTTCATCAACCAGATTCTGCTCATTGCCCAACGCATTTTGCTCAAGCAAGTTGACTACCTGTCCGTCTTGCAGTTGGTGCTGCTCTCCATTCCCCAGTTCTTGCTTTACACCTTCCCCTTCAGCTCGCTTACCGCATCCAGCATGGTCATCGGAGACCTTTCGGGAAACAATGAGATCCTGGCCATCCGAAGCAGCGGCATCTCCCTCAAGCACGTCTTCTTTCCCATCATCATCATCTCCCTGGTCTTCTCGTTCCTGACGTTCATCACAGCCGACAAGGCGCTCCCCTGGAGTACCAAAAAATATCGTGAGCTGTACACGGAACTCATGCGCGACCTTCCCACCTTGGAACTGGTGAGCAACAGCACCAATACCATTGCCGATATGGTCATGGTAAACAAATTGGTTGAGGGCAATACGGTCCATGACGTCCTGCTCTTTGACACCGCCAAGCCAAGGGAAGGGCAACTGCTCTCCGCCCCCACTGCGGTGGTCAGCCTCTATGACCTGAACGCCTTCATCTATCAGCTGGATTTGCAGAATCCCCTGATTCTCAAAAGTGAGAGCGGACAGCAATGGGCTCTCTCCGAAGCAGAACAGGCACAATTCTTCCTCAATTTTTCCGGTCAGATAGCCTCACTGGCCTCTGCACTTCCCAGCCAGCTTTCCATCAGGGAACTAAGAGCGAACATTGCAAGTCACAAGACCGCATACGAGCAAGAAAAGCTGCAACACGAACAACGCATCAAGGACCTCGCCCTGGAACTGGCAACCTTGCAGGAAAAACCAGTGGAAAGCCAGCTTGAGGATCTCACCACCATAGAGCGCCTGCAAACCGAGTTGAGGCGCTTGGAGGAACGGGAACCGATCAACTTCTACTACCAGTACTACAGGGCTGAACTGCACAAGAAGTTTGCACTCTCCAGCGCCTGCTTCATGCTGGTGTTTCTTACGTTCTCCCTCTCATTCTTCCGCGTCAAGCACGGCAGGCTCATTGGGTTCGGCCTCTCGATGCTGGTGGCGGTGTTCTACTGGTATCTGCTTTTCTTTGCCCAGATGCAGATTTTCTCCATCTCCTTCTCCCCAGCCCTTCTCATCTGGGCTCCCAACCTGATCCTGTTTTCCTGTGGTCTCTTGCTTCTGTTGCATGCGAGGCGTCTATGA
- a CDS encoding LptF/LptG family permease, protein MKVFDRYIIHSVTFVACMALILCTLMLVSVDLFANLDSYLTGEVPALTIAKITLLGVPESILFALGPSLLFSASFFLSQVQANNELICLLGSGLSYRRLVTPILILGLVLSAGQFVFSEYVHIPASQLRERSRDELFGLRSTYDNRNITLTDPGRSYVVHAKQYRDEESRLTQVMLVFLDEEGTLTGRLDAAFAYWEEEKGIWRLERVRKQSIPSGEFAVSTTEYQTLYVEEFTLEPAYFRNLSSDIKTMELSAALRYLKRIEQLDPLRHPGLATDLAQRLLGNLSPLVLLFIACTISYRYKKNILLFSIITSLGIAVIYYVVQMVTLIMARQGVIGSVWGMVIPMIVIVCIALAERAAVR, encoded by the coding sequence ATGAAGGTATTCGACCGATACATCATCCATTCCGTCACGTTTGTCGCTTGCATGGCCCTCATCCTGTGCACGCTCATGCTCGTCAGTGTCGATCTGTTCGCAAACCTCGACTCCTACCTGACAGGCGAGGTTCCCGCTCTCACCATCGCAAAGATAACCCTGCTTGGTGTTCCTGAGTCCATTCTCTTCGCATTGGGCCCGTCCTTGCTTTTCAGCGCCTCATTTTTCCTTTCCCAAGTACAGGCCAACAACGAGCTGATCTGCTTGCTGGGAAGCGGGCTCAGCTACAGAAGGCTTGTGACGCCGATTCTCATCCTGGGTTTGGTTCTCTCAGCCGGGCAATTCGTTTTCAGCGAATATGTCCACATTCCTGCTTCCCAGCTTCGCGAGCGTTCGCGCGACGAGCTCTTTGGTTTGAGAAGCACCTATGACAACCGAAACATCACACTTACCGATCCAGGAAGATCTTATGTTGTGCATGCCAAGCAATACAGGGATGAGGAGAGCCGACTTACCCAAGTCATGCTTGTGTTTCTTGATGAAGAAGGAACCCTGACCGGTCGTCTTGATGCTGCCTTTGCCTATTGGGAAGAAGAGAAGGGAATCTGGAGGCTTGAGCGCGTGCGCAAGCAAAGCATACCCTCTGGGGAGTTTGCCGTTTCCACAACAGAATATCAGACATTGTATGTTGAAGAGTTCACCCTCGAGCCTGCATACTTTCGGAATCTCTCCAGTGATATCAAGACCATGGAACTGTCGGCAGCACTGCGGTACCTCAAGCGAATCGAACAATTGGATCCCTTGCGTCATCCAGGGCTAGCAACAGACCTTGCCCAACGGCTCTTGGGAAATCTGAGTCCCTTGGTGTTGCTCTTCATTGCGTGCACCATCAGCTACCGATACAAGAAAAACATCCTGCTGTTCAGCATCATCACCAGCCTCGGCATTGCGGTCATCTACTATGTCGTGCAAATGGTGACGCTCATTATGGCCAGGCAGGGCGTCATCGGCTCCGTGTGGGGTATGGTAATCCCGATGATTGTGATAGTATGCATAGCACTGGCAGAACGAGCTGCCGTCAGATAG
- the tgt gene encoding tRNA guanosine(34) transglycosylase Tgt has product MHIFKQLHQDTTSKARLGLLNLGHGEVETPVFMPVGTNGTVKGMFHEDVRKIGYKLILGNTYHLYLRPGLEVLDQFGGLHAFSNWDGNLLTDSGGFQVFSLSGLRKIGEKGVTFQSHIDGSKHIFTPESVVDTQKVIGSDIAMCLDVCTPPQIDHRAALEAMNITHSWAKRALEHRTNLGESFRGNLFGIVQGNFYEDLRKQSAEFFNEMDFPGIAIGGLSVGETSEQFTHFLQYTADLVTKDKPRYVMGIGSPDYILEAVENGIDMFDCVLATRMARNGAVFTDDGVVTLKKAIHKFDHGPIEEGCTCRACTQYSRAYMHHMVKTGEMLGGMLATEHNLTYFYRLMEKVRLAIRENRFASFKRDYLARFYGK; this is encoded by the coding sequence ATGCACATATTCAAGCAGTTACATCAGGATACCACCAGCAAGGCCCGCCTTGGCCTGCTCAACCTCGGCCATGGGGAAGTGGAAACACCGGTGTTCATGCCGGTCGGCACCAATGGTACGGTGAAAGGAATGTTCCATGAGGATGTTCGCAAGATCGGGTACAAGCTGATACTGGGAAACACGTATCATCTCTATCTTCGCCCGGGCCTTGAAGTCCTTGACCAATTCGGAGGTTTGCATGCCTTCTCAAACTGGGATGGCAATCTCCTTACCGACAGTGGTGGGTTTCAGGTGTTCAGCCTCAGCGGACTGCGCAAGATAGGGGAGAAGGGAGTAACCTTCCAGAGCCATATCGATGGATCGAAGCATATCTTCACTCCCGAGAGTGTCGTCGACACCCAAAAGGTGATCGGCAGCGATATCGCCATGTGCCTCGATGTCTGCACCCCTCCCCAAATCGATCATCGCGCTGCACTTGAGGCAATGAACATCACCCATAGTTGGGCCAAGAGGGCCTTGGAACACCGCACCAATCTTGGCGAATCATTCAGGGGAAATCTCTTTGGTATCGTACAAGGCAATTTCTACGAGGATTTGCGCAAACAAAGTGCTGAGTTCTTCAACGAGATGGATTTCCCCGGTATTGCCATCGGCGGACTTTCGGTAGGGGAGACCAGCGAGCAGTTCACTCACTTCTTGCAGTACACTGCTGATTTGGTGACCAAAGATAAGCCACGCTATGTGATGGGAATCGGAAGTCCCGATTACATCCTCGAGGCTGTGGAAAACGGCATCGACATGTTCGACTGTGTGCTCGCCACCAGGATGGCCCGCAATGGGGCGGTCTTTACGGATGATGGGGTGGTAACCCTGAAGAAAGCTATCCATAAATTCGATCATGGTCCCATCGAGGAAGGTTGCACTTGCAGAGCCTGCACCCAGTACAGCAGGGCATATATGCATCATATGGTGAAGACCGGGGAGATGCTCGGAGGCATGCTTGCAACCGAACACAATCTCACCTACTTCTATCGCTTGATGGAAAAAGTTCGACTGGCGATCAGGGAGAACCGGTTTGCCTCCTTCAAGAGGGATTACCTTGCACGATTCTACGGAAAGTAA
- the murJ gene encoding murein biosynthesis integral membrane protein MurJ, translating into MHDSTESKGSARSSLVIMICTLLSRLLGIVKARVLGSVFGAGAVADVINFTFNIPNNFRKLFAEGAVNSALIPAFSSLIALDDKKRSLRLFSLLCTYQTLLLIPLVVVSYVFAEPLIRFLSDFDSQQIELGAKLLPFFMVYLATISLAATFNGVLQSHANFLHAYLSPLLFSLAVIFGVTHLSDSLGPMSMAYSVLGGGLLQGSYSYLMVRRYGYRLHIALKTADTPFRPVVKAWSLVTLGMGMQIVTQLVSFLFASSLEKGSVTAFSNATIFYQTPYGIFFNAISAVSLPLMSRAYVLKHTEKLNHYTRSSLVNLTALLLPSTIILFFLSNESVSVVLQTGRFTLADANLTAFVLRPYLLFMLTAAWYGMYLRLGYSANRHSLMTKITLVQNLLDIALMYLFISMGWGIISLPIANGLSYLVGLLIACIVLRDLYRVHSDRLLFKELLRILLANLPVLAAGLLYASFAPTWHHQGSTLASFLLLALFGLAGCTLVLISYQVAHIPLLELLRSKKQQRNL; encoded by the coding sequence TTGCACGATTCTACGGAAAGTAAGGGTTCGGCAAGAAGCAGTCTCGTCATCATGATCTGCACGCTGCTCAGCCGCCTGCTGGGCATCGTGAAAGCGCGCGTACTCGGCTCCGTCTTCGGAGCCGGGGCTGTGGCTGATGTCATCAACTTCACCTTCAACATTCCCAACAATTTCCGCAAGCTTTTTGCGGAAGGAGCGGTCAACTCTGCTTTGATTCCCGCGTTCTCTTCTCTTATCGCCCTCGATGACAAGAAGCGTTCACTGAGATTGTTCAGCCTTCTGTGTACCTACCAGACCCTTTTGCTCATCCCGTTGGTTGTTGTCTCCTATGTGTTCGCAGAACCACTGATACGCTTTCTCAGTGACTTCGACAGCCAGCAAATTGAGCTGGGAGCCAAGTTGCTTCCCTTCTTCATGGTCTATCTGGCAACCATCAGTTTGGCGGCTACGTTCAACGGGGTACTGCAATCCCATGCGAATTTTCTGCATGCCTACCTATCTCCCTTGCTTTTTTCCCTTGCCGTCATCTTTGGGGTCACCCATCTTTCCGATTCGCTCGGGCCGATGAGCATGGCATACTCCGTGCTTGGAGGAGGTCTCCTGCAGGGAAGCTACTCCTACCTGATGGTCCGTCGCTATGGCTATCGGTTGCATATCGCTCTCAAAACAGCAGACACACCGTTCAGGCCAGTGGTGAAAGCCTGGTCCCTGGTTACGCTGGGCATGGGCATGCAAATTGTCACCCAATTGGTCAGCTTTCTCTTTGCCTCAAGCTTGGAGAAGGGGAGTGTGACAGCCTTCTCCAATGCAACCATTTTTTATCAGACGCCCTATGGTATCTTTTTCAATGCCATCAGTGCCGTGAGCCTTCCCTTGATGAGCCGTGCATATGTGCTCAAGCACACGGAAAAGCTCAATCACTATACCCGTTCCTCCCTGGTCAATCTCACAGCCTTGCTGCTTCCGAGCACCATCATCCTGTTTTTTCTCAGCAACGAGAGTGTGAGTGTGGTATTGCAGACAGGGAGGTTCACCCTTGCCGATGCCAATCTTACCGCCTTTGTGCTCAGGCCGTATCTGCTGTTCATGCTTACCGCAGCCTGGTATGGGATGTACCTCAGGCTTGGATACAGTGCAAACCGGCATTCACTGATGACGAAGATTACCCTGGTGCAGAACCTGCTGGATATTGCCTTGATGTATCTGTTCATCTCAATGGGGTGGGGCATCATCTCGCTTCCCATTGCCAATGGGCTTTCCTACCTGGTGGGCTTGCTGATCGCATGCATCGTGTTGAGAGACCTCTATCGGGTGCACTCCGACCGTCTTCTGTTCAAGGAACTGTTGCGAATTCTTCTGGCAAATCTTCCTGTACTTGCAGCTGGCTTGTTGTACGCATCCTTCGCCCCCACCTGGCACCACCAAGGCTCGACGCTTGCCTCGTTCCTGCTGCTCGCACTTTTCGGCCTTGCCGGCTGTACATTGGTACTCATTTCCTACCAGGTTGCACACATACCGTTGCTTGAGCTACTCCGTTCCAAGAAGCAGCAACGCAACCTGTAG